The DNA sequence GGGCGGGGAGGTAGGGGTGGTGGAGGGTGTGGTTGTTCAGGGTGACGCCACTGCGCTGCATCCGCTTGAAGTAGCCGTAGTCGTCCTTGATCACGTAGTCGCTGAGGAAGGCGGTGTACGGCACCTGCAGGTCGTCCATCATCCGCAGGAAGACGGGGTCCTTCTCGGCGCCGTCGTCGATGGTGAGGAAGACGACCCGCTGCTTGGTGGGGACGGTCGTGAAGACCGGCGGGAGGCCGAGCGCCTCGTGTCCGTCGACCTCGAAGCCCTCGCGGGTGGTGATCCTCGGCTTCGTGGCGGGTGGGGGCGGGGGCGTGAGCGGGATTCTCGACAGGCCCCAGCGTTTCGCGGCGGCGGCTCGGGCGGCGAGGGCGGACTGCGCCGACTTGAACTTCTTGGCGTGCGTGTCGGGGGTGTTCCCGGCGTGCGGGCCCGGGGTGGTGGCCGGGGGCGGCGCCTTGAGGGGCTGCCGGCTCGGGGTGGGATGTGCGGGCCCGGATGCGCCTGTGCCCGAGGGTGCACAGCCCGCGGCGATGGCGGCGGCGGCGAGCACGGCGACTGCGCCGCGGACGCGTGAACCTCCCGCTGCCCGGCCACGCCACCCCACGGCTGCCCCATTGGGGCTACTTTTGTCATTTTGTACTACTAGTCGCATGGTGCGGGATCTTCGCAGGCGCCCGGCCCGAAGCCGGGCCGACACCGCCGCCGGGAGACGGACCATCCACCGACTGGCCCACAGTGAGCGGCCGGTGCGCCCGCTGGCGGACAATGAGCCGGTGACCGACCTCGCCGCCTTCTTCTCCCTCCTCACCCCCGAGGGCCGCGCCCTCCTCGACGCCGTACGCGACACCGACC is a window from the Streptomyces sp. NBC_00299 genome containing:
- a CDS encoding polysaccharide deacetylase family protein, producing MRLVVQNDKSSPNGAAVGWRGRAAGGSRVRGAVAVLAAAAIAAGCAPSGTGASGPAHPTPSRQPLKAPPPATTPGPHAGNTPDTHAKKFKSAQSALAARAAAAKRWGLSRIPLTPPPPPATKPRITTREGFEVDGHEALGLPPVFTTVPTKQRVVFLTIDDGAEKDPVFLRMMDDLQVPYTAFLSDYVIKDDYGYFKRMQRSGVTLNNHTLHHPYLPALSYRRQQYEICGMQEVIEERFGKPALLFRPPFGNYDRDSLRAAKSCGIKYVPLWNEEVFVDHWEYREWDQKIRSGDIVLTHFRGREDWKGTMPDMIRRFLNKVTAEGYAVARLEDYL